From one Gemmatimonadota bacterium genomic stretch:
- a CDS encoding sulfatase-like hydrolase/transferase gives MNTRPDIIFICSDQWNARYLRCAGHPQVQTPHLDALAASGCIFDAAYTPAPVCMPARASLASGLYPHAHGFFCNYTGKLFPPEQVTLFRCLQETGYTTAKIGKYHYFSLEWGQDYEDYRDYYDQLGLDWAEETSTPFQGPFLNTGYSRLLKEKGLLDTFITDIGDRYVDGQYTPRPSPLPPDMTPDGYVCRQTLAYLDRAPTDKPLFLFASFPGPHPPLDAPGKYAKMYDPADIVLPENYNEKRCKYGRQAIAEMTAQYMGKITHFDDRVGEIIAALKKRGNWKNTVIVFTSDHGERMGEHGLVSKTGFEEGSARVPLIIGGPAAPVASGHRNASPVSFLDLFPTFLDLAGTEIPDYCQAVSLLPIVSGETDRVHDAVFSEISRQDQFCYMVRDTRWKWSIQAQNERLYDLQNDPHEMQNLAQSLAHADTAQRLRNRLLTFLTDTQLNHARGYKPLFTRIGMQFPTEDPTDRKRIIHDRLRQVHKEII, from the coding sequence ATGAATACCAGACCCGACATAATCTTCATCTGTTCCGACCAGTGGAACGCGCGATATCTAAGATGCGCAGGACATCCGCAAGTACAAACCCCGCACCTCGACGCGCTTGCGGCCAGCGGCTGTATCTTCGACGCGGCCTACACGCCAGCGCCCGTATGCATGCCAGCGCGCGCATCGCTCGCCAGCGGCCTCTACCCACACGCGCACGGATTCTTTTGCAACTACACCGGCAAACTATTCCCACCCGAACAAGTCACCCTCTTCCGCTGCCTGCAAGAAACTGGCTACACCACAGCAAAGATCGGAAAATACCATTACTTCAGCCTGGAATGGGGCCAGGACTATGAAGACTATCGGGACTACTACGACCAGCTCGGACTGGACTGGGCCGAAGAAACCTCGACACCATTCCAGGGCCCCTTCCTGAACACGGGCTACAGCCGTCTGCTAAAAGAGAAAGGACTCCTCGACACCTTCATCACCGACATTGGCGACCGCTATGTAGATGGGCAATACACCCCCCGGCCCTCGCCCCTACCGCCAGACATGACGCCGGACGGCTACGTCTGCCGACAAACGCTGGCGTACCTCGATCGCGCCCCCACCGACAAACCCCTATTCCTCTTCGCCAGCTTTCCAGGACCTCATCCACCTCTGGACGCACCCGGCAAATACGCCAAAATGTACGATCCCGCCGATATCGTCCTGCCAGAGAACTACAACGAGAAACGCTGCAAATACGGTCGCCAGGCCATCGCCGAAATGACCGCCCAGTACATGGGCAAAATCACCCACTTCGATGACCGCGTAGGAGAAATCATAGCCGCCTTAAAAAAACGCGGCAACTGGAAAAACACCGTCATCGTATTTACCTCAGACCACGGAGAACGCATGGGTGAGCACGGCCTCGTCTCCAAAACCGGCTTTGAGGAAGGATCCGCGCGCGTACCCCTCATCATCGGCGGACCGGCAGCGCCCGTCGCCAGCGGGCACCGCAACGCCTCGCCTGTCTCCTTCCTGGACCTGTTTCCAACCTTCCTGGACCTCGCGGGCACGGAAATCCCGGACTACTGCCAGGCAGTCTCACTCCTGCCCATCGTCAGCGGCGAAACCGACCGCGTTCACGACGCCGTCTTCTCTGAAATCTCCCGCCAAGACCAGTTCTGTTACATGGTCCGCGACACCCGGTGGAAATGGTCCATCCAGGCCCAAAATGAACGCCTGTACGACCTGCAAAACGACCCGCATGAAATGCAAAACCTCGCCCAGTCACTCGCACATGCAGACACAGCCCAGCGTCTCCGCAACAGACTGCTGACATTTCTCACCGACACGCAACTCAACCACGCCCGCGGGTACAAACCCCTGTTCACCCGCATCGGCATGCAATTCCCAACAGAAGACCCCACAGACAGAAAACGCATCATTCACGACCGCCTGCGGCAAGTTCACAAGGAGATAATATAG
- a CDS encoding phytanoyl-CoA dioxygenase family protein, with protein sequence MPEGEFWRNFTAICVVMLSDLPEPYMGNFTVWPGSHRYLESYFRTNGHGQLFQDLPRLREELPHRPVQITAKAGDAVLVHHQMVHAAGPNLSPHIRYAVIFRLNHVDIQKNGTEVLTDIWREFEGVRES encoded by the coding sequence GTGCCCGAAGGAGAATTCTGGCGAAACTTTACCGCTATTTGCGTGGTAATGCTATCGGACTTGCCCGAGCCGTATATGGGCAATTTTACGGTATGGCCGGGATCCCACCGCTATTTGGAGTCGTATTTTCGAACAAACGGACACGGCCAGCTATTCCAGGACCTTCCCAGACTGAGAGAAGAATTGCCCCATCGCCCGGTGCAGATCACCGCAAAAGCAGGAGACGCAGTGCTGGTGCATCACCAGATGGTACACGCGGCTGGCCCCAATCTATCGCCGCATATCCGGTATGCAGTGATCTTCCGTCTAAACCACGTAGATATCCAGAAAAACGGGACCGAAGTGCTGACAGATATCTGGCGAGAATTTGAAGGCGTGCGAGAATCTTGA
- a CDS encoding Gfo/Idh/MocA family oxidoreductase: MDRERLINIAVIGAGNIATRHLENLAFLGGNRIAAICDLDENLARAKAATYGAQAYTDWEKIFEEIEDLGAILICTPPVLRKPVIQAAVQHNVPFLCEKPPAQSLQEAREIVALLQNTRLIHSVGFNQRYAPSVDRCLELLEGRQINLVNASVITSPGLTRNLGADWFYLKEKGGSLFDNTIHTLDVIRYIAGDIDAVHALGSNLTIPISDSFTIEDSMSINLQFSSGAIGCILLSWACAQRRNDLTFFGRDIRLSLSTIPPRIEGSVGAPDEKPKSITEQFPQGPAMGRSGEIHPNRQPQDPPDPPHYEEIEVFLNAIRNPSLTSAIRSDFADAARTTALLHAIEASIASGNVEKVFPITEDHP, translated from the coding sequence ATGGACCGGGAGAGATTGATCAACATAGCTGTAATAGGCGCGGGAAACATCGCCACGCGACACCTGGAAAACCTCGCATTTCTCGGTGGCAATCGCATCGCCGCGATATGCGACCTGGACGAAAACCTGGCACGCGCCAAAGCCGCTACTTATGGAGCACAGGCATACACAGATTGGGAAAAAATCTTCGAAGAAATCGAGGACCTGGGCGCGATACTCATCTGCACGCCTCCCGTTCTTCGCAAACCAGTCATACAGGCCGCTGTACAGCACAATGTGCCCTTCCTCTGCGAAAAACCCCCCGCCCAATCCCTGCAAGAAGCACGTGAAATCGTCGCACTCCTACAAAACACCAGACTAATTCACAGCGTCGGCTTTAACCAGCGCTACGCGCCCTCTGTAGATCGATGCCTGGAGCTATTGGAAGGTAGGCAGATCAATCTGGTGAATGCCTCTGTAATCACCAGCCCGGGATTGACCCGCAATCTCGGAGCCGACTGGTTTTACCTCAAAGAAAAAGGCGGATCACTATTCGACAACACGATCCACACCCTCGACGTAATCCGCTATATTGCCGGTGATATTGACGCTGTACACGCTCTTGGCAGCAACCTGACAATTCCCATCAGCGACAGCTTCACAATCGAAGACAGCATGTCGATCAATCTCCAGTTCTCCTCCGGAGCAATCGGCTGTATTCTCCTATCGTGGGCCTGCGCACAAAGGCGGAACGACCTCACCTTCTTCGGCAGAGATATTCGGCTTTCGCTTTCCACCATCCCCCCCAGAATTGAAGGCTCGGTCGGAGCACCAGATGAAAAACCCAAAAGCATTACCGAACAATTTCCGCAGGGACCGGCCATGGGGCGAAGCGGCGAAATCCACCCCAACCGACAACCGCAAGACCCACCCGACCCCCCACATTATGAGGAAATAGAAGTATTTTTAAACGCCATCCGCAACCCGTCGTTGACCTCTGCAATCCGATCGGATTTTGCAGATGCGGCCCGCACCACAGCACTGCTCCATGCCATTGAAGCTTCCATAGCCAGCGGAAATGTAGAAAAAGTATTCCCAATAACAGAGGACCACCCATGA